The Bombus huntii isolate Logan2020A chromosome 1, iyBomHunt1.1, whole genome shotgun sequence genome contains a region encoding:
- the LOC126866490 gene encoding chromosome transmission fidelity protein 18 homolog isoform X1, with the protein MDSEFPDPDEEFDLVHEDEYEVLKEIEELEKKKGEQPQEVQNLQEKRREDELNTVISNLYKELNTPTSSKNNELCIPGSSKVIESNDNFGTDITKKRNYNELFGDISDILDVNDFANIQEPKEKKPRWNEPQEIIKVVTDAKVKFNECDSGVSFNRKDVENKRESISLRVPRWNFIALTRPHDAQRIYIRVKNNEQNKIKKSADSISNLLSVPYSQLKTAAEEIILQNVKRASCEIPYLAATKSAKDDELWVDKYRPRSYMELLSDESVNRHLLHWIKLWDKIVFNRNYVNNKKKKVNSTFKNRKFMDEKAFQEVDSKGFPIQRIVLLSGPPGLGKTTLAHLAAKHAGYNVVEINASDERSPDAFRQVLLASTQMKAVMGNDPKPNCLVLDEIDGAPAASIDLLLKFVQGKLVSKGKKDKTKTAKQSNSCHRPVICICNEPYTPSLRALRAVALIIPVPEVSATKVADRLMEISQKENLKVNPDALLGLVKVSGCDIRSCLGALQYMGGISLGDNLSFALKDSRKGLFDSWKQILKIPMNRSGILPLSERVQLVLKTVQNGETEKLAQGVFHNYPETCNDNFSYIALCLQWFQLFDEILSLIANLQTWSVMPYINYTFVAWHLYFATAGNVKLSYPSIAYEMSQKHARNVGILTAVQRSSGRNSVILTIDIAPFLPDLLSPQLRTVSGHLHSDKEKDDLNRLVNILIDIGLTFIQEKNLDESYDYKLDPNIFEIGIFPDCKYHRTLTYTVKQIIVQELEAERLRRAENAIKNTRSIQSKNEGITNHNVITNSTSNPVAKICNNAASKTNVIEQSKNLQTKTTETKYKDFFGRIITIDQDKHNKLDKESMNSLNRLTRNGVWYKYKEGFSNAVRRKVKMRNLL; encoded by the exons ATGGATTCTGAATTTCCCGATCCTGATGAAGAATTTGATTTAGTTCACGAAGATGAATATGAagttttaaaagaaattgaag agcttgaaaaaaaaaaaggagaacaGCCTCAAGAAGTTCAGAATTTGCAGGAGAAGCGGAGAGAAGATGAATTGAATACTGTTATATCAAATCTATATAAGGAATTAAATACTCCTACATCTAGTAAAAACAATGAATTATGTATTCCTGGTAGTAGTAAAGTTATTGAAAGCAATGACAATTTTGGTACAGATATtacaaaaaagagaaattataaTGAACTTTTTGGCGATATCTCTGATATATTAGATGTAAATGATTTCG CTAATATTCAGGAaccaaaagaaaagaaaccaCGATGGAATGAACCTcaagaaattattaaagtgGTAACAGATGCTAAGGttaagtttaatgaatgtgACAGTGGAGTTTCTTTTAACAGAAAAGATGTTGAAAA caAGAGAGAGTCAATATCATTGAGAGTTCCCCGTTGGAATTTTATTGCTCTGACTAGGCCACATGATGCACAACGTATTTATATAagagtaaaaaataatgagcaaaataaaattaaaaaaagtgCGGATTCGATTTCTAACTTATTGTCAGTACCATATAGTCAACTTAAAACTGCAGCTGAAGAAATT ATATTACAGAATGTTAAGCGTGCCAGTTGTGAAATTCCCTACCTTGCTGCTACAAAATCTGCTAAAGATGATGAACTATGGGTTGATAAATATAGACCTAGATCTTACATGGAATTACTTTCAGATGAAAGTGTAAACAGACACTTATTACATTGGATAAAACTCTGGGATAAAATAGTATTTAATCGAAATTATGTTaataacaagaagaaaaaagtaaattctacatttaaaaatagaaaatttatggATGAAAAAGCTTTTCAGGAAGTAGATAGTAAAGGTTTCCCAATTCAGAGAATTGTGCTACTTAGCGGACCACCTGGATTAGGAAAAACTACGTTAGCCCATTTAGCAGCCAAACATGCTGGCTATAATGTAGTAGAAATTAATGCAAGTGATGAAAGAAGTCCAGATGCATTTAG ACAAGTCCTTCTTGCATCAACACAAATGAAAGCAGTAATGGGAAACGATCCAAAGCCAAATTGTTTAGTTTTAGATGAAATTGATGGTGCACCAGCTGCATCAATCGATCTTCTTCTTAAGTTCGTACAAGGTAAATTAGtttcaaaaggaaagaaagataaGACTAAAACTGCTAAACAATCAAATTCTTGTCACCGTCCTGTAATATGTATCTGTAATGAACCATATACCCCTTCCTTAAG agCTCTTAGAGCAGTTGCCCTCATTATACCAGTACCAGAAGTAAGTGCTACAAAAGTAGCAGACAGGTTAATGGAAATATcacaaaaagaaaatttaaaagtaaatCCTGATGCACTTTTAGGATTAGTAAAAGTATCTGGTTGCGATATTAGATCATGTCTAGGAGCATTACAATATATGGGTGGTATTAGTTTAGGCGACAATTTATCTTTTGCATTAAAAGATAGTAGAAAAGGATTGTTCGACTCGTggaaacaaatattaaaaatacccATGAATAGAAGCGGTATACTGCCTCTTTCAGAAAGAGTTCAACTTGTACTAAAAACTGTGCAAAatg gagaaacagaaaaattAGCTCAAGGCGTATTCCATAATTATCCAGAAACTTGTAATGATAATTTTAGTTATATAGCATTATGTTTACAATGGTTTCAACtttttgatgaaattttatCACTTATTGCAAATCTTCAAACTTGGTCTGTTATGccttatataaattatacattcgTTGCCTGGCATTTATACTTTGCAACCGCAGGAAATGTTAAATTATCCTATCCTTCCATTGCATATGAA ATGAGTCAGAAACATGCAAGGAACGTTGGTATTCTAACTGCTGTTCAACGAAGTAGTGGTCGTAACAGTGTAATTTTAACAATCGACATTGCTCCTTTTCTTCCGGATTTATTATCTCCGCAATTACGAACAGTTTCTGGACATCTACACTCAGACAAAGAGAAGGATGATCTTAATCGATTagtgaatattttaattgacATTGGCCTCACATTCATTCAAGAAAAGAATCTTGATGAAAGTTATGACTACAAACTAGATCC taatatatttgaaataggCATTTTTCCGGATTGTAAGTATCATCGAACACTCACATATACAGTGAAACAAATAATTGTTCAAGAGTTAGAAGCTGAACGATTACGACGAGCTGaaaatgcaataaaaaatacaagatCTATTCAAAGTAAAAATGAAGGAATTACAaatcataatgttataaccaaTTCAACATCAAATCCTGTCGCCAAGATATGCAATAATGCAGCTAGCAAAACTAATGTTATAGAACAATCTAAAAATCTTCAAACAAAAACAACAGAAACA AAATATAAGGATTTCTTTGGAAGAATTATTACAATCGATCAAGATAAACACAACAAATTGGATAAAGAATCAATGAATTCGTTAAATCGTTTAACAAGGAATGGTGTATGGTATAAATACAAAGAAGGTTTTAGCAATGCAGTTCGCCGAAAAGTTAAAATGAGGAATcttctttaa
- the LOC126866490 gene encoding chromosome transmission fidelity protein 18 homolog isoform X2 produces the protein MDSEFPDPDEEFDLVHEDEYEVLKEIEELEKKKGEQPQEVQNLQEKRREDELNTVISNLYKELNTPTSSKNNELCIPGSSKVIESNDNFGTDITKKRNYNELFGDISDILDVNDFANIQEPKEKKPRWNEPQEIIKVVTDAKVKFNECDSGVSFNRKDVENKRESISLRVPRWNFIALTRPHDAQRIYIRVKNNEQNKIKKSADSISNLLSVPYSQLKTAAEEIILQNVKRASCEIPYLAATKSAKDDELWVDKYRPRSYMELLSDESVNRHLLHWIKLWDKIVFNRNYVNNKKKKVNSTFKNRKFMDEKAFQEVDSKGFPIQRIVLLSGPPGLGKTTLAHLAAKHAGYNVVEINASDERSPDAFRQVLLASTQMKAVMGNDPKPNCLVLDEIDGAPAASIDLLLKFVQGKLVSKGKKDKTKTAKQSNSCHRPVICICNEPYTPSLRALRAVALIIPVPEVSATKVADRLMEISQKENLKVNPDALLGLVKVSGCDIRSCLGALQYMGGISLGDNLSFALKDSRKGLFDSWKQILKIPMNRSGILPLSERVQLVLKTVQNGETEKLAQGVFHNYPETCNDNFSYIALCLQWFQLFDEILSLIANLQTWSVMPYINYTFVAWHLYFATAGNVKLSYPSIAYEMSQKHARNVGILTAVQRSSGRNSVILTIDIAPFLPDLLSPQLRTVSGHLHSDKEKDDLNRLVNILIDIGLTFIQEKNLDESYDYKLDPHFSGL, from the exons ATGGATTCTGAATTTCCCGATCCTGATGAAGAATTTGATTTAGTTCACGAAGATGAATATGAagttttaaaagaaattgaag agcttgaaaaaaaaaaaggagaacaGCCTCAAGAAGTTCAGAATTTGCAGGAGAAGCGGAGAGAAGATGAATTGAATACTGTTATATCAAATCTATATAAGGAATTAAATACTCCTACATCTAGTAAAAACAATGAATTATGTATTCCTGGTAGTAGTAAAGTTATTGAAAGCAATGACAATTTTGGTACAGATATtacaaaaaagagaaattataaTGAACTTTTTGGCGATATCTCTGATATATTAGATGTAAATGATTTCG CTAATATTCAGGAaccaaaagaaaagaaaccaCGATGGAATGAACCTcaagaaattattaaagtgGTAACAGATGCTAAGGttaagtttaatgaatgtgACAGTGGAGTTTCTTTTAACAGAAAAGATGTTGAAAA caAGAGAGAGTCAATATCATTGAGAGTTCCCCGTTGGAATTTTATTGCTCTGACTAGGCCACATGATGCACAACGTATTTATATAagagtaaaaaataatgagcaaaataaaattaaaaaaagtgCGGATTCGATTTCTAACTTATTGTCAGTACCATATAGTCAACTTAAAACTGCAGCTGAAGAAATT ATATTACAGAATGTTAAGCGTGCCAGTTGTGAAATTCCCTACCTTGCTGCTACAAAATCTGCTAAAGATGATGAACTATGGGTTGATAAATATAGACCTAGATCTTACATGGAATTACTTTCAGATGAAAGTGTAAACAGACACTTATTACATTGGATAAAACTCTGGGATAAAATAGTATTTAATCGAAATTATGTTaataacaagaagaaaaaagtaaattctacatttaaaaatagaaaatttatggATGAAAAAGCTTTTCAGGAAGTAGATAGTAAAGGTTTCCCAATTCAGAGAATTGTGCTACTTAGCGGACCACCTGGATTAGGAAAAACTACGTTAGCCCATTTAGCAGCCAAACATGCTGGCTATAATGTAGTAGAAATTAATGCAAGTGATGAAAGAAGTCCAGATGCATTTAG ACAAGTCCTTCTTGCATCAACACAAATGAAAGCAGTAATGGGAAACGATCCAAAGCCAAATTGTTTAGTTTTAGATGAAATTGATGGTGCACCAGCTGCATCAATCGATCTTCTTCTTAAGTTCGTACAAGGTAAATTAGtttcaaaaggaaagaaagataaGACTAAAACTGCTAAACAATCAAATTCTTGTCACCGTCCTGTAATATGTATCTGTAATGAACCATATACCCCTTCCTTAAG agCTCTTAGAGCAGTTGCCCTCATTATACCAGTACCAGAAGTAAGTGCTACAAAAGTAGCAGACAGGTTAATGGAAATATcacaaaaagaaaatttaaaagtaaatCCTGATGCACTTTTAGGATTAGTAAAAGTATCTGGTTGCGATATTAGATCATGTCTAGGAGCATTACAATATATGGGTGGTATTAGTTTAGGCGACAATTTATCTTTTGCATTAAAAGATAGTAGAAAAGGATTGTTCGACTCGTggaaacaaatattaaaaatacccATGAATAGAAGCGGTATACTGCCTCTTTCAGAAAGAGTTCAACTTGTACTAAAAACTGTGCAAAatg gagaaacagaaaaattAGCTCAAGGCGTATTCCATAATTATCCAGAAACTTGTAATGATAATTTTAGTTATATAGCATTATGTTTACAATGGTTTCAACtttttgatgaaattttatCACTTATTGCAAATCTTCAAACTTGGTCTGTTATGccttatataaattatacattcgTTGCCTGGCATTTATACTTTGCAACCGCAGGAAATGTTAAATTATCCTATCCTTCCATTGCATATGAA ATGAGTCAGAAACATGCAAGGAACGTTGGTATTCTAACTGCTGTTCAACGAAGTAGTGGTCGTAACAGTGTAATTTTAACAATCGACATTGCTCCTTTTCTTCCGGATTTATTATCTCCGCAATTACGAACAGTTTCTGGACATCTACACTCAGACAAAGAGAAGGATGATCTTAATCGATTagtgaatattttaattgacATTGGCCTCACATTCATTCAAGAAAAGAATCTTGATGAAAGTTATGACTACAAACTAGATCC gCATTTTTCCGGATTGTAA
- the LOC126866490 gene encoding chromosome transmission fidelity protein 18 homolog isoform X3: MLSKRESISLRVPRWNFIALTRPHDAQRIYIRVKNNEQNKIKKSADSISNLLSVPYSQLKTAAEEIILQNVKRASCEIPYLAATKSAKDDELWVDKYRPRSYMELLSDESVNRHLLHWIKLWDKIVFNRNYVNNKKKKVNSTFKNRKFMDEKAFQEVDSKGFPIQRIVLLSGPPGLGKTTLAHLAAKHAGYNVVEINASDERSPDAFRQVLLASTQMKAVMGNDPKPNCLVLDEIDGAPAASIDLLLKFVQGKLVSKGKKDKTKTAKQSNSCHRPVICICNEPYTPSLRALRAVALIIPVPEVSATKVADRLMEISQKENLKVNPDALLGLVKVSGCDIRSCLGALQYMGGISLGDNLSFALKDSRKGLFDSWKQILKIPMNRSGILPLSERVQLVLKTVQNGETEKLAQGVFHNYPETCNDNFSYIALCLQWFQLFDEILSLIANLQTWSVMPYINYTFVAWHLYFATAGNVKLSYPSIAYEMSQKHARNVGILTAVQRSSGRNSVILTIDIAPFLPDLLSPQLRTVSGHLHSDKEKDDLNRLVNILIDIGLTFIQEKNLDESYDYKLDPNIFEIGIFPDCKYHRTLTYTVKQIIVQELEAERLRRAENAIKNTRSIQSKNEGITNHNVITNSTSNPVAKICNNAASKTNVIEQSKNLQTKTTETKYKDFFGRIITIDQDKHNKLDKESMNSLNRLTRNGVWYKYKEGFSNAVRRKVKMRNLL, from the exons ATGCTAAG caAGAGAGAGTCAATATCATTGAGAGTTCCCCGTTGGAATTTTATTGCTCTGACTAGGCCACATGATGCACAACGTATTTATATAagagtaaaaaataatgagcaaaataaaattaaaaaaagtgCGGATTCGATTTCTAACTTATTGTCAGTACCATATAGTCAACTTAAAACTGCAGCTGAAGAAATT ATATTACAGAATGTTAAGCGTGCCAGTTGTGAAATTCCCTACCTTGCTGCTACAAAATCTGCTAAAGATGATGAACTATGGGTTGATAAATATAGACCTAGATCTTACATGGAATTACTTTCAGATGAAAGTGTAAACAGACACTTATTACATTGGATAAAACTCTGGGATAAAATAGTATTTAATCGAAATTATGTTaataacaagaagaaaaaagtaaattctacatttaaaaatagaaaatttatggATGAAAAAGCTTTTCAGGAAGTAGATAGTAAAGGTTTCCCAATTCAGAGAATTGTGCTACTTAGCGGACCACCTGGATTAGGAAAAACTACGTTAGCCCATTTAGCAGCCAAACATGCTGGCTATAATGTAGTAGAAATTAATGCAAGTGATGAAAGAAGTCCAGATGCATTTAG ACAAGTCCTTCTTGCATCAACACAAATGAAAGCAGTAATGGGAAACGATCCAAAGCCAAATTGTTTAGTTTTAGATGAAATTGATGGTGCACCAGCTGCATCAATCGATCTTCTTCTTAAGTTCGTACAAGGTAAATTAGtttcaaaaggaaagaaagataaGACTAAAACTGCTAAACAATCAAATTCTTGTCACCGTCCTGTAATATGTATCTGTAATGAACCATATACCCCTTCCTTAAG agCTCTTAGAGCAGTTGCCCTCATTATACCAGTACCAGAAGTAAGTGCTACAAAAGTAGCAGACAGGTTAATGGAAATATcacaaaaagaaaatttaaaagtaaatCCTGATGCACTTTTAGGATTAGTAAAAGTATCTGGTTGCGATATTAGATCATGTCTAGGAGCATTACAATATATGGGTGGTATTAGTTTAGGCGACAATTTATCTTTTGCATTAAAAGATAGTAGAAAAGGATTGTTCGACTCGTggaaacaaatattaaaaatacccATGAATAGAAGCGGTATACTGCCTCTTTCAGAAAGAGTTCAACTTGTACTAAAAACTGTGCAAAatg gagaaacagaaaaattAGCTCAAGGCGTATTCCATAATTATCCAGAAACTTGTAATGATAATTTTAGTTATATAGCATTATGTTTACAATGGTTTCAACtttttgatgaaattttatCACTTATTGCAAATCTTCAAACTTGGTCTGTTATGccttatataaattatacattcgTTGCCTGGCATTTATACTTTGCAACCGCAGGAAATGTTAAATTATCCTATCCTTCCATTGCATATGAA ATGAGTCAGAAACATGCAAGGAACGTTGGTATTCTAACTGCTGTTCAACGAAGTAGTGGTCGTAACAGTGTAATTTTAACAATCGACATTGCTCCTTTTCTTCCGGATTTATTATCTCCGCAATTACGAACAGTTTCTGGACATCTACACTCAGACAAAGAGAAGGATGATCTTAATCGATTagtgaatattttaattgacATTGGCCTCACATTCATTCAAGAAAAGAATCTTGATGAAAGTTATGACTACAAACTAGATCC taatatatttgaaataggCATTTTTCCGGATTGTAAGTATCATCGAACACTCACATATACAGTGAAACAAATAATTGTTCAAGAGTTAGAAGCTGAACGATTACGACGAGCTGaaaatgcaataaaaaatacaagatCTATTCAAAGTAAAAATGAAGGAATTACAaatcataatgttataaccaaTTCAACATCAAATCCTGTCGCCAAGATATGCAATAATGCAGCTAGCAAAACTAATGTTATAGAACAATCTAAAAATCTTCAAACAAAAACAACAGAAACA AAATATAAGGATTTCTTTGGAAGAATTATTACAATCGATCAAGATAAACACAACAAATTGGATAAAGAATCAATGAATTCGTTAAATCGTTTAACAAGGAATGGTGTATGGTATAAATACAAAGAAGGTTTTAGCAATGCAGTTCGCCGAAAAGTTAAAATGAGGAATcttctttaa